From the genome of Triticum aestivum cultivar Chinese Spring chromosome 3B, IWGSC CS RefSeq v2.1, whole genome shotgun sequence, one region includes:
- the LOC123067754 gene encoding receptor-like protein EIX2 has translation MMLRSPVAMRATATSTRPAATKFLLTVVVVLSLALATYAVPLSRPTCVPEERDALLSFKEGVTSDPGGLLTSWRRGSDCCRWRHVRCSNQTGRVVALSLRNAPGGAELDDRGNDEGALVGRISPSLLSLSRLRHLDLSRNYLEGSPDAALPAFLGGLRSLRYLNLSGIYFSGEVPPQLGNLSRLRSLDLSSDFGTQLLRSSDLSWLARLPLLRHLSLSSIDMSRAPDWPRAVSMLPSLKTLYLSSCSLPSTNHWKLPAAGLRNLTNLEELDLSMNHLNHPAAYSWFWNVTSLTHINLMGTFLSGQLPNALDAMVSLEILDFSYNGNMATMPRSLRNLCNLRYLDLESSLVGGQDIVKLMESLPQGCPSNRLQQLYLANNGIGHFARLSTLDLRGNYLTGHVPPQLGMLSNLTYLDISLNDLHGVLTEEHFAKMASLETLDLSQNPLLKIHVDSEWKTPFKLRDANFSLCIMGPLFPAWLQWQVNLTYLDISSSGITDKLPDWFTIAFSTMDFLDMSNNSIYGELPENMEDMSLTQFFLDSNRLTGPIPSLPRNIIYLDISMNSLSGPFPSNLGAPGLEMLLMFSNGIVGHLPESICHSQKLIVLDLANNLLVGELPSCSRMESLRYLLLSNNSFSGPFPPFVQSCKNLGFLDLAWNNLSGTLPTWIGNLVQLQFVRLSYNMFSGKIPVIITKLKFLHHLNLAGNNISGSIPLGMSNLTAMTRMAVRIGSFPYQAYANAAGEGGNSLSVVTKGQELKYGVGILDMVSIDLSFNGLTGIIPEEIASLDALLNINVSWNRLSGYLQGHRLDQYVVVTQSWKHERLWLRGLPDVRW, from the exons ATGATGCTCCGGAGTCCGGTCGCCATGCGGGCCACGGCCACTTCcacccgccccgccgccaccaaaTTCTTActcaccgtcgtcgtcgtcctctcctTGGCCCTGGCCACGTACGCCGTGCCGCTCAGCCGGCCGACCTGCGTGCCCGAGGAGCGGGACGCGCTGCTatccttcaaggaaggcgtcaccAGCGACCCCGGAGGGCTCCTCACCTCCTGGCGACGAGGATCAGACTGCTGCCGGTGGCGGCATGTCCGGTGCAGCAACCAGACGGGCCGCGTGGTCGCGCTTAGCCTCCGGAACGCGCCGGGCGGGGCCGAGCTCGACGACAGAGGGAACGACGAGGGGGCGCTCGTCGGCCGGATaagcccctcgctcctctccctctcgCGGCTGCGGCACCTGGACCTCAGCCGGAACTACCTCGAGGGCTCCCCCGACGCCGCCCTACCGGCGTTCTTGGGCGGCCTCCGGAGCCTGCGCTACCTCAACCTCTCCGGCATCTACttctccggcgaggtcccgccgcAGCTGGGAAACCTCTCGAGGCTGCGCTCCCTTGACCTCTCAAGCGACTTCGGCACGCAGCTGTTGCGCTCGTCAGACCTCTCGTGGCTGGCGCGTCTGCCGTTGCTGCGGCACCTCAGCCTGAGCTCGATCGACATGAGCAGAGCACCGGACTGGCCTCGGGCGGTGAGCATGCTCCCTTCACTCAAAACTCTCTATCTCTCTTCCTGCTCGCTTCCAAGCACGAACCACTGGAAACTTCCGGCGGCAGGCTTGCGTAACCTCACAAATCTTGAGGAGCTGGATCTCTCCATGAACCACCTCAACCACCCGGCCGCATACTCCTGGTTCTGGAACGTGACAAGCCTCACTCACATCAACCTCATGGGAACCTTCCTGTCCGGGCAGCTCCCTAATGCACTGGACGCCATGGTGTCCCTTGAGATTCTTGATTTCTCATATAATGGAAACATGGCCACCATGCCAAGAAGCTTGAGAAACCTCTGCAACCTGAGGTACTTAGACCTCGAGTCGAGCCTCGTAGGCGGCCAGGACATTGTCAAGCTGATGGAAAGCCTGCCGCAGGGATGCCCATCCAACAGGTTGCAACAATTGTACCTAGCAAACAATG GAATAGGACACTTCGCTAGATTAAGCACTCTAGACCTTCGTGGCAACTACCTCACTGGACATGTCCCGCCTCAGCTTGGTATGCTCTCTAATCTAACTTACCTGGACATTAGTCTCAATGATCTTCATGGTGTGCTCACGGAGGAGCACTTTGCTAAAATGGCCAGTTTAGAGACATTGGACCTATCGCAGAATCCCCTACTCAAGATTCACGTGGATTCAGAATGGAAGACTCCCTTCAAGCTTAGAGATGCAAATTTTTCGTTGTGCATCATGGGTCCCCTTTTTCCTGCCTGGCTCCAGTGGCAGGTGAATCTTACTTACCTTGACATCTCAAGCTCAGGTATAACTGATAAGCTCCCGGACTGGTTCACCATTGCATTTTCAACAATGGATTTTCTGGATATGTCCAATAATTCAATATATGGCGAGTTGCCGGAAAATATGGAGGACATGTCATTGACACAATTCTTTCTCGATTCCAATAGACTTACTGGGCCCATACCAAGTCTACCAAGGAATATCATCTACTTGGATATCTCCATGAACTCTTTATCAGGGCCTTTCCCATCCAATCTTGGAGCTCCGGGACTAGAAATGCTGCTTATGTTCTCGAATGGCATCGTGGGTCATCTTCCCGAATCAATCTGCCATTCACAGAAGTTGATAGTCTTAGACTTAGCAAACAACCTTCTCGTTGGAGAACTACCTTCATGTTCTAGAATGGAATCCTTGAGGTACCTGCTGTTAAGTAACAATAGCTTCTCTGGACCATTCCCACCATTTGTACAGAGCTGCAAAAATTTGGGTTTCTTGGATCTTGCATGGAATAACTTATCCGGAACATTGCCGACGTGGATTGGCAACTTGGTGCAACTGCAATTTGTACGGTTGAGTTATAACATGTTCTCTGGGAAGATCCCGGTCATCATCACAAAACTCAAGTTCCTTCATCATTTGAATCTAGCAGGAAATAATATATCCGGATCCATCCCACTGGGTATGTCAAACCTAACAGCAATGACACGGATGGCGGTAAGGATTGGCTCGTTTCCTTATCAGGCGTATGCAAATGCGGCGGGTGAAGGTGGAAATAGCTTGTCCGTTGTTACCAAGGGGCAAGAACTTAAGTATGGTGTAGGAATTTTGGATATGGTGAGCATTGACTTATCCTTCAACGGGTTAACTGGGATAATTCCAGAGGAAATTGCTTCTCTTGACGCACTGTTAAACATAAATGTGTCTTGGAATCGCCTGAGCg gttatctacagggCCACCGCTTGGATcagtatgtggtcgttactcagtCCTGGAAGCATGAGAGGCTTTGGTTACGGGGTTTGCCCGATgtgagatggtag